From the Neoarius graeffei isolate fNeoGra1 chromosome 1, fNeoGra1.pri, whole genome shotgun sequence genome, one window contains:
- the batf2 gene encoding basic leucine zipper transcriptional factor ATF-like has product MPFALMEKLDEETSSFSGSDSQSPQNWGGGQLNVRICHRRQRNRDAARKSRKKQTERADVLHEEMQTLERSNTALAKEISQLEKELERYVTALKEHEPHCTLSCWSGTSIPNMSTSDLPQRCNPNPGGEPNFPVNDPTIPDSSLDELLCRTDWMSWDSDLPLSSF; this is encoded by the exons ATGCCATTTGCGCTCATGGAGAAGTTAGATGAAGAAACAAGCTCTTTCTCTGGAAGTGATTCTCAGAGTCCACAGAACTGG GGTGGAGGTCAGCTAAATGTGCGGATTTGTCACCGTCGACAGCGGAACAGAGATGCAGCTCGGAAGAGTCGCAAAAAGCAGACAGAGAGGGCCGATGTGCTTCATGAG GAAATGCAGACTCTAGAACGGTCCAACACTGCCTTAGCGAAAGAGATTTCTCAACTGGAGAAAGAACTGGAGCGATACGTTACAGCCTTAAAAGAACATGAACCCCACTGTACACTATCATGTTGGTCTGGAACTTCCATACCAAACATGTCTACCTCAGATCTACCCCAACGCTGTAACCCAAACCCTGGTGGAGAGCCTAATTTTCCAGTGAATGATCCAACCATACCAGATTCCTCTCTCGATGAGCTGCTGTGTAGAACTGACTGGATGTCATGGGACTCAGACTTACCATTGTCATCATTTTGA
- the arl2 gene encoding ADP-ribosylation factor-like protein 2 → MGLLTILKKLKHKEREMRLLMLGLDNAGKTTILKKFNGEDVSTISPTLGFNIKTLEHRGFKLNIWDVGGQKSLRSYWRNYFESTDGLVWVVDSADRLRLEDCRKELGALLLEERLAGATLLVFANKQDLPGALSRDAIREALALDEIKTHHWCIVGCSAMTGENLLTGVDWLLDDIAARIFTAD, encoded by the exons ATGGGCTTACTGACCATATTAAAGAAGCTGAAACATAAGGAGCGGGAGATGCGTTTACTGATGCT TGGACTGGACAATGCTGGGAAAACCACCATACTGAAGAAATTTAATGGCGAGGATGTGAGCACCATTTCTCCCACATTAGGATTCAACATAAAGACACTGGAACACAGAGG GTTCAAGTTGAACATCTGGGACGTGGGGGGTCAGAAGTCTCTTCGTTCGTACTGGAGGAATTATTTCGAGAGCACAGATGGGCTGGTGTGGGTGGTGGATAGTGCAGACAGACTGAGACTGGAGGACTGCAGGAAGGAACTCGGTGCTCTTTTACTGGAGGAG AGACTAGCAGGAGCCACTCTCCTAGTGTTTGCCAACAAACAGGATTTGCCTGGTGCATTGTCCAGGGATGCCATCAGAGAG GCACTAGCTCTGGATGAGATTAAGACGCATCACTGGTGTATAGTGGGCTGCAGTGCCATGACCGGAGAGAACCTCCTGACAGGTGTAGACTGGCTCCTGGATGATATCGCTGCTCGGATTTTTACAGCAGACTGA